From Verrucomicrobiota bacterium, the proteins below share one genomic window:
- the hpt gene encoding hypoxanthine phosphoribosyltransferase: protein MDDSWPPPGLTMLLTSKRIQTRVAELGEQITRDYAGRRLVIVCVLKGSFVFAADLARHINLPLRIEFLGLRSYGNSVESSGVVQITQDLTAPIKGDDVLVVEDIVDSGLTSAYLLDLLATRGPNSVRLCALLHKPARVKKPVHVDYLGFTIDDAFVVGYGLDHAQNFRHLPDLMVVEGAGKAQG from the coding sequence ATGGACGATAGCTGGCCGCCTCCGGGACTCACGATGCTGCTCACGTCCAAGCGGATCCAGACGCGCGTGGCCGAGCTCGGTGAGCAGATCACGCGCGACTACGCCGGAAGGCGGCTCGTCATCGTGTGTGTGCTCAAAGGGAGCTTCGTCTTTGCAGCCGATTTGGCGCGTCACATCAACCTGCCGCTTCGGATCGAGTTCCTGGGCCTGAGAAGCTATGGCAATAGCGTCGAATCGAGCGGTGTCGTACAGATCACTCAAGACTTGACCGCCCCGATCAAGGGCGACGACGTGCTCGTGGTCGAGGACATCGTGGACAGTGGGCTCACGAGCGCGTACCTGTTGGACCTGCTGGCCACGCGCGGCCCGAACAGCGTCAGGCTCTGTGCGCTCTTGCACAAACCGGCCCGCGTCAAGAAGCCCGTGCACGTCGATTATCTCGGCTTCACGATCGATGACGCGTTCGTCGTGGGCTACGGCCTGGACCATGCGCAGAACTTCCGACATCTGCCGGATCTGATGGTGGTCGAGGGGGCGGGCAAGGCACAGGGGTGA